The following proteins are encoded in a genomic region of Glycine max cultivar Williams 82 chromosome 18, Glycine_max_v4.0, whole genome shotgun sequence:
- the LOC100809117 gene encoding probable serine/threonine-protein kinase PBL1, with protein sequence MGCFTVLKSKKKKSDPITYIKHVSHNENVPTVLPEPQTRTRSLQSAPPSFRTRVKPIQPINKASNNRTRTLSAPSTLDAAEQDALASIEYEEQEESRHRAGSMKEQRSSSPQPLPLPSPQGGSALKAIGSFKSVASSSPLHASGPLPLPPTGSLRNFLYEEIAAACHHFSSDRCMSECLSSTIYKASFGDDVSSSKKFEATVTRLHPSSQGLKEFINEVNTLASLQHPNLCKLLGFHAREGSEHRMLVYERLYHGSLDRLLYGRSDGPSIDWNTRMKIAICAAQGLTFLHEEGPFQAMYNEFSTANIQIDKDFSAKLSGYGCVGHIPEEEISSSSSAVGNLSMETLEKGMLTPKSNVWSFGIFLLELLTGRKNLDSRHPKEERNLVKWSRPFLADNYRLSLIMDPQLKGRFPSKAARTIADIAQRCLQKEPSDRPTMRTVVEHLKIIQDLKYSCRFPLQEPASNSGKHMSRSPSLNGIICPAPRLSFSPSPPSGVPVSVSPPRWSGGGPILLPPPRACASSLSLEELDRQESRKSSSSASRRASVEGF encoded by the exons ATGGGGTGCTTCACTGTATTGAagagcaaaaagaaaaagtccGATCCAATTACATACATAAAACATGTAAGCCATAATGAGAACGTACCTACAGTACTGCCTGAACCTCAAACTCGTACTCGCTCACTGCAGTCTGCTCCTCCTAGTTTTAGGACCAGAGTGAAACCCATTCAACCCATTAATAAAGCCAGTAACAACAGAACGCGAACATTATCTGCTCCATCAACTCTTGATGCAGCAGAACAAGATGCTTTGGCTTCAATTGAGTATGAGGAACAAGAAGAGTCAAGACACCGAGCTGGATCAATGAAGGAGCAGCGTTCATCTAGTCCCCAACCTTTACCACTTCCATCCCCTCAGGGAGGTAGTGCATTGAAGGCTATTGGCAGCTTTAAGTCAGTGGCCTCAAGCAGTCCTCTCCATGCTTCTGGACCTTTGCCACTCCCACCTACTGGATCACTTCGGAATTTTCTGTATGAGGAAATTGCTGCTGCTTGCCACCATTTCTCTTCTGATAGATGCATGTCAGAATGTCTTTCGTCCACCATATACAAGGCTTCCTTTGGTGACGACGTTTCAAGTTCGAAGAAGTTTGAAGCCACTGTCACACGGCTTCACCCATCATCTCAG GGCTTGAAGGAATTCATAAATGAAGTTAATACTCTTGCATCTTTGCAACATCCAAACCTCTGTAAATTGCTAGGATTTCATGCACGAGAGGGTTCAGAACATAGAATGTTGGTTTATGAAAGGCTATACCATGGAAGCTTGGATCGCTTATTGTATGGGAGATCTGATGGGCCATCAATTGATTGGAATACAAGAATGAAAATTGCTATATGTGCTGCACAAGGTCTAACCTTCTTGCACGAAGAGGGGCCTTTTCAG GCTATGTATAATGAGTTCTCAACAGCCAACATACAGATTGACAAAGATTTCAGCGCAAAGCTTTCAGGATATGGTTGTGTTGGACATATTCCCGAAGAAGAGATTTCAAGCAGCTCATCT GCTGTTGGAAACCTATCAATGGAAACACTGGAGAAAGGAATGCTCACTCCAAAGAGCAACGTATGGAGTTTTGGAATTTTTCTTCTGGAGCTACTTACTGGAAGAAAGAATCTTGATAGCCGTCACCCCAAGGAAGAGAGGAATTTAGTCAAGTGGAGCCGGCCTTTCTTAGCCGATAACTACCGTCTGTCGTTGATCATGGATCCTCAACTCAAAGGCCGCTTTCCTTCTAAAGCAGCAAGAACAATAGCTGATATTGCACAAAGATGCCTTCAAAAGGAGCCATCAGACAGACCTACCATGAGGACTGTTGTTGAGCATCTCAAGATAATACAGGATTTGAAATATTCGTGCCGGTTCCCTCTGCAAGAACCAGCATCAAACTCTGGAAAACATATGTCAAGATCACCAAGTCTCAATGGCATCATCTGCCCTGCACCAAGGTTGAGTTTCTCACCATCACCACCATCAGGAGTTCCGGTATCTGTTTCGCCTCCAAGATGGTCTGGTGGAGGGCCCATTCTCCTCCCGCCGCCACGTGCTTGTGCTTCGAGCCTCTCTTTGGAGGAGCTTGATAGGCAGGAAAGCCGCAAGTCATCATCCTCAGCCTCTAGAAGGGCTAGTGTTGAAGGATTTTGA